The Ascaphus truei isolate aAscTru1 chromosome 12, aAscTru1.hap1, whole genome shotgun sequence region AATTTGTAGAAGCGTTTTTCAGACTTTGGTATCTATTGTTTACTATGGGGTGTTTTTTGTGCATTTCAGAActggaagaaaagaaaaagaaagaggagCTTTTGGCAAAACGCAGAGAATTGAAACATGATAAGAAAGCAAGGGCGATGGCTTCGAGGACAAAAGACAATTTTAGAGGATACAATGGTATTCCGCTCGAAGAGAAACCCAAGAAAAGACGTTCCAGCACAGATACCGATCAGAATGCAAATGGcagggaggaagaggaagagtTTATGCTGGAAGAGGAATTATATGAATACTCCCAGACTGAGTCAGAACAGGAGGAGTTTGAAGAGCCGCCTCCTAAGAAGCCAGAAAAACCCACGTATCAAAAAAAACCTGCACCTGCAGCAATGAACTTTTCCGATTTGCTGCGTCTTGCCGAAAAGAAACAATTTGAGCCAGTGGAAATTATAAAACCTGTGAAAAAAACAGACGAAAGGCCAAGGACCGCTGAGGAGTTAGAAGAAATAGAATTTCTGGAGAGGAAAAGTCACAAGAGTGTGAAGAAAATTTTGGACAGAGATCCAAAGAGGAATGGACAAATTGTAAAAGTCAGTAAAAGCTCAGGAGACAAACATTCCTCTTCAAAAGAAATCCATTCAGCGGATAGAAAATCAAAGTACCACGAAAAAAGTTCCAGTTTGTCTGCCAAACCCCTCTGTACAGAGACCGCAAGAAGTGGACAAAATGGCTCTCTCAAAAAAACATCCAGTGACATCAGTAGCAGAACAGAGAAGAAAATGTCTGTCTCCCACTCTAAAGTCTCAAAGGTTTCTTCAAATGGAAATGTCAAGTTAACATCTGTCAAAGAGCTTGGTGCTAAACCGTCTTTATCTTCTAGGCCAGAAGTGATGGGGAACACAAATGGTAGACTTCAAGTGAGTGCCCGGCCCTCTGGCAGCTCGGGCTCCGTCTCGGCCCGGCCCCCTGGCGGCTCGGACTCCGGTTCGGCCCGTCCCCCTGGCAGCTCGGGCTCGGGCTCGGCCCGGCCCCCTGGCAGCTCGGGCTCCGGCTCCGCCCGGCCCCCTGGCAGCTCGGGCTCTGCCCGGCCCCCTGGCAGCTCGGGCTCTGGCTCGGCCCGGCCCCCTGGCAGCTCGGGCTCTGGCTCGGCCCGGCCCCCTGGCAGCTCGGGCTCCGGCTCCGCCCGGCCCCCTGGCAGCTCGGGCTCTGGCTCGGCCCGGCCCCCTGGCAGCTCGGGCTCCGGCTCCGCCCGGCCCCCTGGCAGCTCGGGCTCTGGCTCGGCCCGGCCCCCTGGCAGCTCGGGCTCTGGCTCGGCCCGGCCCCCTGGCAGCTCGGGCTCCGGCTCCGCCCGGCCCCCTGGCAGCTCGGGCTCCGGCTCCGCCCGGCCCCCTGGCAGCTCGGGCGCCGGCTCAGCCCGGCCCCCTGGCAGCTCGGGCTCCGGCTCGGCCCGGCCCCCTGGCAGCTCCGGCTCGGCCCGGCCCCCTGGCAGCTCCGGCTCGGCCCGGCCCCCTGGCAGCTCCGGCTCGGCCCGGCCCCCTGGCAGCTCCGGCTCGGCCCGGCCCCCTGGCAGTTCCGGCTCTGCCCGGCCCTCTGGCGGCTCGGCCCGGCCCCCTGGCAGCTCCGGCTCGGCCCGGCCCCCTGGCAGCTCCGGCTCTGCCCGGCCCCCTGGTGGCACAGGCTCAGGAGCATCACGCCCAAGCACTGCTGCGCATTCAAACAGCAGCTCGGGTTCTGCACGTCCAAACAACATTTCGGGGTCTGCTCGGCCAAGTAATTGCCCTCCATTGCCAGGTAACACCCCTAAGAGTGTCTCATCTCGACCAGGAAGTATCTCATCTTCAGGGCGCCCTAACGGTGGCTCAGGTGTGGGTTCTGGCCGGGTTTCTACTGGTTCAGGCCCTGGACGGCCTGGTTATAATTCAGCAATGGTACCTGGGGTGTCTGCAAAACCCAAGTGTACAGTGGTATCCGAAACAATTTCATCCAAAAACTTTGGCGGTAAATCAAGCAATGGACAAATAAATGGAGTGAGACCGACACCACCTCCTGGGCACAGACCTATGATCCAGCCCCCAGGTATGGCATTACAGTGTAACGAGTGTGACATACAATAAGACACAGAACAGAAAAATCGCTTGTAGCTCTTTTACTCTTAATCTTCTATAACATTTGTGCAGGAATATTACGCATTATGCCCTTTGTAAATAGAGTTGTAATGCTGAATAATTATCACACCCAGGCCAAGAAAAGCCTTTGGCCCGAGAGACATATACTATGGCTCAtcagtgtgcaaactggggggggggggcgcgagattgtccgcggggtttacagaggcccctcgcgcttcccgaaggcgcttaaattaagtgctggggtagcggtgaaggcctctgtaaattacACTTACCTTACTTCTGGAGATGCGTCACCATGGccacgtggcatcaaatgatttGTGACCACAAGTCATAGGGTGATCCATGTGTGACTAATACACTGCTTGGCTCATTGAATAGTGTCCCTTTTGGGGCTTTGTGTGATGGCAGTAATATCTGTTATTCCCTTTGGGTCAGGGTGGGTTGGCCCTGCTGCAGTCTTGTACCAGAAGACCCCTGAATCTAATGTAACGTGTTCGCTATGAGGGGCATATTGCAgagcaaacaaaaagaaatgcAATGGGAATTTGGTCTTGCTTACTTGGTATCTCCCAGTGATAATTGCTTAAATACAAGATTGGAGCACTGTCCAATCAGTAACTGTAGTTTTAGCTTGGTTAAGaacttgtgtgtatgtatattacgattgagggatgaggggggggtcCCTTTCTGTTCATCTGGCACCCACATACAGGTACTACGTTAATAGTTGGATTGATTTAGTGGTGCTATATGACcctttgtattttgtgttttccATGCTATATTCACCATTTGTTCTTGTGGTTTTCAATGAtcccaaacatttaaaaaaatagaaaagggTTAAAGAAGCAATTTGCTTTTAGATGATTGCAACACCGTTTATACATTGATTGTGACTGGGACTTCAAGCGGCAGTGAAACATGAGTGTAATTTGCACCTAGATGTATGCTTCTGGAATTGCAATCCCAGCCCTGTGTGACTACTTTTTCCCTATTTCAACTGGCGGCCAGCCTAAAATCATGGAAGAGGCACACGATATGCTGCAATGAAAGGCACATTCTATGGGCTAAAGGGGAACATCTTACCCACCATACATTTTATCACTGTCAATATTGGCATGTACAACATTGCTAATAATGCATTGCAGTCCCTAAATGTGTTAAATGCACAAGTCATGTTTTTCATCACTTTAATAAGGATACTGTTTAAGTAATAGTGTGTAAACTTGTAAGTTGAAACATATTGGCACAGGGTTGGTTTCCTGAAGACATAAATtgactta contains the following coding sequences:
- the SPTY2D1 gene encoding protein SPT2 homolog isoform X1, with the protein product MDFNSVLKVAAKQKDEAALKRYSLVVGPPKKDPKIKGVHSAAVQAFLRKQDDAVRRKELEEKKKKEELLAKRRELKHDKKARAMASRTKDNFRGYNGIPLEEKPKKRRSSTDTDQNANGREEEEEFMLEEELYEYSQTESEQEEFEEPPPKKPEKPTYQKKPAPAAMNFSDLLRLAEKKQFEPVEIIKPVKKTDERPRTAEELEEIEFLERKSHKSVKKILDRDPKRNGQIVKVSKSSGDKHSSSKEIHSADRKSKYHEKSSSLSAKPLCTETARSGQNGSLKKTSSDISSRTEKKMSVSHSKVSKVSSNGNVKLTSVKELGAKPSLSSRPEVMGNTNGRLQVSARPSGSSGSVSARPPGGSDSGSARPPGSSGSGSARPPGSSGSGSARPPGSSGSARPPGSSGSGSARPPGSSGSGSARPPGSSGSGSARPPGSSGSGSARPPGSSGSGSARPPGSSGSGSARPPGSSGSGSARPPGSSGSGSARPPGSSGSGSARPPGSSGAGSARPPGSSGSGSARPPGSSGSARPPGSSGSARPPGSSGSARPPGSSGSARPPGSSGSARPSGGSARPPGSSGSARPPGSSGSARPPGGTGSGASRPSTAAHSNSSSGSARPNNISGSARPSNCPPLPGNTPKSVSSRPGSISSSGRPNGGSGVGSGRVSTGSGPGRPGYNSAMVPGVSAKPKCTVVSETISSKNFGGKSSNGQINGVRPTPPPGHRPMIQPPGPPRPPITIAYKRRIEDDDEYDSEMEDFIDDGGDCQDEISKHIREIFGYDRSKYKDESDYALRYMESNFREQQKEEARSLRLGIQEDLEELRREEEELKMKSKKGKPAKKMKTL
- the SPTY2D1 gene encoding protein SPT2 homolog isoform X2, whose product is MASRTKDNFRGYNGIPLEEKPKKRRSSTDTDQNANGREEEEEFMLEEELYEYSQTESEQEEFEEPPPKKPEKPTYQKKPAPAAMNFSDLLRLAEKKQFEPVEIIKPVKKTDERPRTAEELEEIEFLERKSHKSVKKILDRDPKRNGQIVKVSKSSGDKHSSSKEIHSADRKSKYHEKSSSLSAKPLCTETARSGQNGSLKKTSSDISSRTEKKMSVSHSKVSKVSSNGNVKLTSVKELGAKPSLSSRPEVMGNTNGRLQVSARPSGSSGSVSARPPGGSDSGSARPPGSSGSGSARPPGSSGSGSARPPGSSGSARPPGSSGSGSARPPGSSGSGSARPPGSSGSGSARPPGSSGSGSARPPGSSGSGSARPPGSSGSGSARPPGSSGSGSARPPGSSGSGSARPPGSSGSGSARPPGSSGAGSARPPGSSGSGSARPPGSSGSARPPGSSGSARPPGSSGSARPPGSSGSARPPGSSGSARPSGGSARPPGSSGSARPPGSSGSARPPGGTGSGASRPSTAAHSNSSSGSARPNNISGSARPSNCPPLPGNTPKSVSSRPGSISSSGRPNGGSGVGSGRVSTGSGPGRPGYNSAMVPGVSAKPKCTVVSETISSKNFGGKSSNGQINGVRPTPPPGHRPMIQPPGPPRPPITIAYKRRIEDDDEYDSEMEDFIDDGGDCQDEISKHIREIFGYDRSKYKDESDYALRYMESNFREQQKEEARSLRLGIQEDLEELRREEEELKMKSKKGKPAKKMKTL